TCAAAGGTGCATTATTTTTTTGAGACCTTCTGCCTTTTTGCCTGTGGCATAAACTaccaaggagaaaagaaaatcccatCTCCTCCCTACTCTGCATAGCATGAACATAGCAGGAAAAACCCCAGAGGCGGGAAAGGGCTGATGGGATGAACAAGGATGTTGGGTTGACAGTGGTCAACCACTTTCCACCTTGTCCTACGTTTATGGTCCTTCAGGGGAGATGACTGGTCTCTGAACACATGCACAGCATCCAGCAAAACAGAAACCCCACTGTGAGACTGTAAGCCCTATCATCTGTCATTAACTCATGAGATCTTTAGAGAGCTGGTTCCGGTGACCAACATCTACAAGGGACAAGCATGTTGGTGGGCAGACCCGCCTGCCTAGTTGACCCAGCTCCTGAGCCTACCTGGGCCCCAGCTCATCTTCACAGCGCCAGGTGAACTCCCCAAAGCTCTCGTAGTGCTGGTTGTAGTGGTAGAGGACTCGGTGGAGGCTGGGGGAGCCCAGGTCCAGCAGAGTGTTGTAGGCTGTCTGCTGCTCCTTGCCGCTCGTGTAGCCATTGAACAGGTTGTAGATCTTGTCTGCTATTTCTGGGCAGAAAGACAGGGGGTATTCAGTGGGGTGCCAGGAGAGGCGTGAATTAAGCCCACCAGTCTGAAGCTCAGCTCTAGGGAAACCAAGACCAGAACGAAGATTTGTCCCCTGAATTATGATTTACGTCATATCAAGACAAGGTCTCAGCAGAGGAGCAACAGAATAGATGGCATTCCCTTGACTCAGTCCAGGTTAGCTTCCCGCAGTTTGGGCTaattaggaaaagaaatgggTGGTGCCATCAGGTACTGTTAGTGAAATACCATTCATCCATGTCTGTTTCCAGAGAGGACATGTGCCTCCTGCAGCCCTCCACCCCAACCCTCCACAGCACACGGCAGCTCCTAGGCCACCACGGGTGAAGGAGATGTTACAGCCAAGACACGAGACAAGTGCAGGGATGTACTGGAAGGGGGAAATCCCTGTTGCTGGTCCCAAGGACCACagtccagcagctccctccctcTCACCTTGAGCTTTCACATCATCTACCACAGGGCAGGGGGTCTTGACCGTCACATCACTGGACCTGGAACGCCTTCCTGTGTTGTCAACTCCCCAGAGTGTGAACCTGTAtcgggaggaaaaaaatgaagctctGGACCCCCAGGACCTCATGGAAATACAGGCAGCATCAGGGAGGATCACCACAGTGAGGGTGACAGCACTGCCATGGGCATGGCATGGGGGAAGAAACTCACATGTAGGTGGTGTCGGGCTCCAGGCAGCGAATGATGAGGGAGATGGTGGAGGAGAGTCTGTCAGGCACTTGGGCTGGCATGGCACAGGGTGACTTGGCACCAGAGATGATGTCGTCCACGAAGCTCAGCACTGTCTctagggagagaggggaggatgTGCCACAGGCAATGACACGGGTGTCCCTGGGACTGTGGAGAGCCACTGAGGTCTGTGCCCACTGACACGCTGCCTGGTGCCCAGGGGGACCAAGGCTCATGCCTTGGTTGCTGTAGAGATGGACCCATTGCTTTTCCAGCAAGGTTCATCACCACGGAGATGTGGAGATGCCACTCCtgcagcagggtgggcaggaggggctgctgTCTCTTCCACAGGATACTGGATATGTTGCAGCATCCCCTTGCTAAAAGGGAGACTCCTCCAACATTTCCATCCCACTCTCCCCAGAGAGCGCCAGTGGAGTCCCCACTCACCTGTCTCCACCTTGGAGTGGTCCATTCTGTCGGTGACTTTCTCCTGGCGGAGGAGGTAGTCGACAATCTGCACCCCGATGGGGGGCTCTGAGTGCCCCCACTCCAGAACCACCAGTGTGCTGCTGGGCTCGTGAACGGTGGAgaggtgcaggctgggggaaaaTTTTTGTGTTACTCTCTCACAACAAAAGGGATTCAAAGCCATTAACACATGGGAGACAGCAACTTCAGGAGAGAAGTGACTGCCCCTGCCCTACCCCTCCTGGCTCTGGGAATGCTGGTCCAAAGGATTCCTTCCCTAGGGTTGCTCTACCAGGATGGATCCACAAACAGTTCGCCAGTCCTCAGATGAATTTAGAAAAGACACTACAGCTCTGTACTCTCTGCTTGTTTTCCAGGTGAACCATCAGTTTGCAAACCTGTCCCATAAAACCACCCAGCCCCACCACCTCCTGCCACCATGCTGTTGGCCATCACCACCTCCTCACAGACCCACCACACCAAAAGGCCAGACTGGGCACATGTGGAGACCTACATGGGGTGGGGGAGAGGTGCACAGGTGGGCAGCCCGTCAGCCCCGAAGGCACTGGAGTCACAGCGGCACCAGTCCTCGATGACGTCCCCGCTGCCTGAGCACCACAGCATGCTCATGGTGgcctcctgcaggagctgggataGAGAAGAGAGGGTTGAGCATTGGGCAGGTGACCTGGTGACCTCCCATCCCACTTGAGCCAGCATTCATCCATTCCCCCGGTGGGTTCAGCACAGTGCATTCAccctgagagcagggcaggccAATGGGCAAGGGCTCCCTCAGCTTGACATGGTGCTATCAGGGCAAGCTGCCTTCAAAGACCACCACAATGCTgtcctgccaccccccatgcccaccccagcacccccagcacgtGGCTCCTCACCCGCTGGGTCTGGTTGTTGGTGACCAGCTCGTAGAGGGGGGCTGCTTTGGTGACCTCCAGCAGGATGGGCTCGGCTGGCGCGTCGGGGCTGGCGGCGCCGTGGCAGAgcgggcaggaggaggggcagcGCCCACGGCTCTGGCACTCCATCCGCACGCCGGCTGCCATGCGCTTGGTGCCCGACTCGGAGAGGCTGGCAATGTACTCGGGGAAGGTGAGCACCTTGGGGTCTCGCTCGCGCTCCTCTGACTCGTCCGAGGGCGAGTtgcctggggaagggggaagggggaaaagagaggcACCAGCGTGGGATCCGAGCCACTGATAAGGGAATGTGAGGGGGCTAGAGCTCTGCCTTCCACCCTGCAGAGAGGCAGCACTGCCCGCAGGTCCCTGTATCCTTGAGAGCTGTTTGCTCTGTAGGGATGAAATGCTCACTGGTCTTCAGAGGAGGAATCAGAACTGAAAAGCCCACCCTGGCCTCTGCCATCGCAGGTCTTTTGGTCTCCCCGTGCCTCAgttcccccagccccatcccttcACGTGGCACTGGGAAGGTGGTGGGACAGACCACCCTTGCAGCAGGTGCCCACGAGAGGGAGCCTCCTTCATGTGGCTGGAGACTTGTGAAGGACCTGCCTGGGCACCTTCACCCCACGCTGACACCCCGCCAAAGCCCTCTGCCAAACCACTTCCCTGCAAAAGCCCTCCTGGCCCAACGGCTGATTTCTCCTTTAGATCCCAAGGATCCCCACCACAGCTGATGTGACAGAGTGTGTTGGAGGCCAGAGAGGATGAGTGTCAGACCAGGGTGCACAGTAATGATGCTGACTtgattcacacacacacaccccccagcaAAGGCTGGCAGCACTGAAGAGCTCAGAGTGAGGAGGGAAGACATGCCAGTGCCTCATGATGCCCAGAAAGCTCCCAAGGTGGCTACAGACCCACCAAGCTCCTCTCCAGACTCTCCACTTCTACACTTGGTCCCCACACAGGGAAATGGAGATGGGAAGCAGATGCTGCCAACCCTCAGGTTACCGTGAAATGCAACCAGCTCGGAAAAAAAGTtgcagcaggaaagcagtgccatggtttatgcctttcccagctccacGCAGAGATGCCTGACACTGGGTGCCACTGTGTTCCCAACACACAGGGCAGTGAGCCAGATCCTGCACTCAGTGGGCTTTTCTCCAGCATTCTCATGGCAGGAAATATTTTGGCACAAGGGGAAAATCGTTGGCCCAGAAGTCAAGAAGGGAGGACCTGTCCAtcactgctgtgccctggggagcaTCGTCCTCCCTGCTAAAGGATATCCCTGGTTTTACACAGAAGAAAGGGGGGCCTAGAGGGGCCATTGAGGATGGTtggtgggggtgggggaagctgAAGGATGCCCAGGCAAAGCCTCGCCCCTGGAGCAGGCTCAGGCCATCGCTGGTGGTGGTTTGGTACAGGCTGGCTGCTGTGGGGAGCCACCATGGAGCACATCCATGGCTCAATAGGAAAATCTTCCTATAGCAAGGATTTGCAGATAAATGGGCCAGCACCAGCCCATCTTTGAGACTCCTGCAAAGGAAACAAGgcttttaaacaaaaccaggaTACAAAAGTGTtgctctgctcccccagcaaGCTGGGGATGGATCACTTTGGGTTGGCTGTGGATTGCAGCTTAGCAGGCActgagggaaagcagaggagcCAGGGAATGATTTGTCTCTTGCAATTTCTCAATCGATATCCAGCTCCTGACGTttgcaaacaaaaagcaaaggagGGAAAGTGGCAGGTGCCAGAGTGAAACTGAAATGTGATATTGTGGGTGGAAAAAGACTGCCAGACCTGAAAAGCCTCCAGGCAGGAAAATCAAAGAGGAGGAaattgcaggagaaaaaaaagaaaaagaagcactTGCAATCAAAAGATGCTACATCTGGAGACAGCCCACAGCAAAACAGCAATGGGTCTGTACTCTTCCAGGTGGGCTTGGAAAGAAGTCCAGGCTCCAGGAGGTCTGAGTCTGCAGGATCCAGACTCAGGCTTTGAAAGAAGCCCTTCCCACACAAGAGCCCTGGGGAGAAAACAAATGTCTCCGTGGCTGGGGCACAGCAAGGGCAGCACTGTAGGTTGGTGCCAATACTGAGAACTAGGAAGCTTCGTGATGGAAACGATGTTTCGGTCACGGTGCCTGTGAGCTCCGTTCTCACACTGCCCACACCCGACAGCTCCCGTGCACCGGCAGCAACCGAAGGTCACctaaaaagcagcagctctgttcaGAATCCCCTGTGTCCAGGTTTGGGAGCTGGCTCTTGCTTGCTGCCCAAGCCTGGGTGTTGCAAAACAATGTCCCCCACACAGGCAGCATAGCGCCTGCAGGCAGCAATGCAAgagatcatagaatcctagaatggtttgagttggaagggaccttacagattATTTCATTCCAACctccctaccatgggcagggacaccttccactggaccaggttgccgTGGTCCTGGGGACAGGTGGCAGCAGGCAGGCCTTAGGCTGCCTCAGCTTTTGTAAAGCTGGCATCCAAACCAGCCATCAGCTCTTCTACTGGGGATCCATCACAGCTCACTGCAGTGAGGGCACTGGAGGGGATGCAGCAGTGCCAGATGCCCTCTGCACCATGAGGAATCTCCCAGTTCCTACCTGGTTTCCAGGCATTAAAAGCATGGCACTGACAGCCCAGGGGAAGGGAATACATTAAATGGAGAAAAGTCAGGCTGTGGGATGCAAGTGGAAGAGAGCAGATATGGAGGAgacaaaaggaaggaaggaacaggATTAAAGACAAACAACAGTTAAGTCCAGAATCAGGCAGGATGGCTTGGTGGGATTAGTGCACTCATCTTTCATCTCCCTGGGGATGTGGGTATTGATCTTTCTTTATGGCCCAGATCAGTGCCCGCTGCAATCCACGGGAGTCCTTCGCCCGGCTTCCGAGGGTGAGAGAGCAGGGTGTAAATAACATGGTgaggtgggacaggctgggTGCTTTCCTTGCTATGCTGAAAGCAAAGTGAGCTTTCCACTCCCATGGGGTGTTGTAGAAATCCTTCCTGGGGACCAGCAGGGCTCCTACCTTTGCTGATGTCCTCGTACTCCAGCCAGAGCTGCCGCTGGACCTGCCTATTGGGATACCAGATGGAGCAGGACTCCTCAAAGCCATACACTGCCTCCTGGATGTAGTGGTTGCCAAACTGGTCCAGCAGTGCCACAAAATCTCCACGGGAGGTGGCCCCATCCAGGGAGTGGAGGGCATTGCTGAAggctgggaaggagaagagatGGAGGAGTTGCTCAGATCCCAGAGTACACCAAGCCCTTATCACCTCCCTACACACTTGTGATGGGCAACCGACCCCTGAGCCCATCACCTGCCAGCAGAAAGCTATGTATCCTCTTGCCACTTCTTTTTCCCCCATTCCCCCCATCCCCACATGCTTACACTGGGAGATGGTCATCTGGTTGAGCCGGACGTGGTACATGACAGACTGCACCTTCCAGTGCTGCAAGAGAGGGTACCCGGACACCTCGCTGAAGTTCACCATCCCTGCCAGAGAAAGGACATGGGGGCtcagtgccactgcccagggatgACTCTCCCTGGGAATGGTTGCACCCCTTCATACCTGGGGCAATGCAGCCAGCAGGGTGGGAAGAAGCCAGGGAAAAGGGTTGTTCACACACCATGGTCCCCCCAGGGAAGCATTCAGAGCTGAGGGTCAGCTCAGCAAATAAAATGATGGCTTTGAAGGAACACACGTAGGCTCGTTTCATCCTGCCATCCGGGGCTCTGCGGCGGCAGATAACGAGcctcctcctgcatcccctCCTGCTTCCTTCCCAGTGCCCGCTCCCAAGGCATGCCCAGGTGTGCTAATTATTTCACTAATGAGAGCTGCGCTTTTTAATGAGCTGTTTGCAGGCCTGGGAACGGTCACCGTCACGCCACGTGTACCCAAGTGCAAACAGCCAAGGGGCCTTGGGTCCCTTTCGGCTGGGACTGAGCTGAGTGGGCACAGATGTACACGGGAAATCAGCAGAGTTGATGCTGAGGTTCCCCCAGGACATTACAGCAATACTGGGGCTGAGCAGGACCCAGGGTTTGTCCTTCTCCAGGCAAAGCCACCTCATTCTTCAGCCATTTAACTGTGAGTTACAGAAGGCAGAAATTCATGGAgaccagggctgggcagccacTTACTCCTGCCCAAGGCATATGGCAGCTCAGCTTCTAtgagcagagggacagagaggCCACTGAGCCTCAGACAGAGGCCCAGAAAGGGAACTGAAGGGTGCTCGTGGCTCTGACTTTGGTGACCTGGGTGTGGCACACGAGGATGCGGGGACACGGCCACCTCCTCCCTCGCAGCTCCGCTTGGCAGCAAAGCAGCAACTTTGCTGCTAAACAGGCACCCAGCAGGAGTTCAGGAGGATAACGGCGGGCATCCCCCCCTCTAACAAGAACTGAAGGCAGAGAATAAGCAGGATAAGATCCTTTGCCTTCCAGCGCCTCTCTCTCTTCAGTGCTGGCTGCTCCCGACAGCTTCAAAGCCTTGCTCTTTCCTGCAAAGTGTTTATGCAAAAACAGTCCTTCCTTACTCAGCAGTTCTGCCTCTCGTGTATTCACAGCGATATCCAGATCTGCTTCTGACAAGCAGAGAGTATTttacctcttttccttttttttttttttttgccttaatCAGCCACAAAGCCAGCAGAGCGGTGGGAAATGAATAGGATAATTTACTGGCTTCTGCCTCCCCAGCGTAATTGCCAGCAAAGTCCTGCTCCCACTGACACTGCTGATGATGCTGGGATTGTGGAGGCAGTGCCTTCCTTACATCCGTGTACCCATGTTACAGGCAAGAGAATCTCACTGGGATGCAGGTGTCCTCCAGCACCTCCGAACAGGGATGAGCATCCGCATGGAAGCTGGAGTGACCCACCCACACAGCTCTCTTGGGGTAGCTCAGCACCCAAGACCCAGTGGCACTCTCCCCTCTGCCTGAAtctgcctgcacacacacctACATTTCCATGCACCCTGTCAGGGCAAGCAGTGTCCATTAGACCCTGGGTGCAGCCCATGGGTGCTTCCCAAAATCCTGGAAGCTCTgccaaacaaagcaaaagcacGAGGTCTTGTATGAGACCGAAACACCTCATTAACCATATCCTTTCCTTAGTGGCTCCTCAATACCCTGAGCCATTTCAGCCAACAGCAACAAACACCAAGGAAACAAGGGCTATTTTAGGGGTTCTGGCAACTTGCTGGAAGAAAGGTAAATCCTTGAAGGCAGTCTAGGAATCCATGATAACGCTGTTGCTCATGGCCCACAATGCTCTGGCAGAGCAAGCCAAAACACTTCAATTTGGTGGCAGCAGGCTTCGAATGTTTGTTATATGGGcaaagaaatcaaattaaagGTAGCCAGAAAACTTTTTTTgccttgaaaaagaaaagaaaaaatgctttttgcaaATGCCCCAAATATTCAATGGATGGTTGAGTTTTTACACCACACAATTAATTTACAGCCTTTGCCTCTCCTTCATTTTTAATGCCTTTGTTttaccactgctgctgctgctgcaggtgagCCTGGGATGCTAAAGCCTGACTAGATATATCCTCTAGGAGATGTATCTCCTGGGAGATTTAGGGGCTCTATCTGGGcatgctggcagctgggagaggtgtgGGGCTGGACCCACTCACCGGTGAGGAACTCGGGGTCAGGTGTGGGGTCAGAGAGCTCCTCTTGGCACTGGTTCTCCAAGGGCACCGTGGCCACCACCAGCCcatctggcagctgctgctccaggcccCGGGCAAAGTTGTTCTGCCTGGAAGTTAATCACAGAGAGGAGGGCAGGGTTGGAGGACAGGAGAAATGCCTGGGATCATCCCTGCCAGCCGGTGACCCATCCCAAAAAAACACCTGGCATAAAGCCTTCCTTCAGACACAGATTACAGAGGTGTCTACTCTTGATGGAAAGCATCAGATGTGCTCTCCCCACCAGCCCTTCCATCTTCTGCAAAGTTTGGCCAGACATGGATGGACCAGGCTCCTTACCATGCCTTCTTCTTGGAGAGGATGGTGAGGTCTGACCCTGCTGGGGTCGcctccccacctccccagcTCACCTGAACGTCCCTTTGAGCACTTGCCCTGGTGCCACCTCCTTGGAGTGGTTGTTGTAGCCATAGAAGATCTCCCCAAAGAGCGTCTGGTTCATGGGCAGCTCGCGGGGCTCCCCGCAGTCCCCTGCCTCGGGGCACGACTCCGAGATGAGCTGGCACGACCGCCCGTCCGTGCCCAGCTTGTAGTCCTCAATGCACCTGGGAAGCCAGCACAGGGCCCACCATCAGCTGCAGCCCCCAGCGGTGGCCACCAGGCCACCCCAGCAGAGACACTGGGAACAGAGGAGCCCCCCCCTCCATGCCAACCCTAGGAGATCAGAGTGGCAGCAGCCAGGTACAGCAGCACCTTGTAGGTGCTGGGTCACTCACCCACAGAACATGAGGATGTTGTAGAGCAGGGGGTCTTCGGGCAGAGGGACCAtctgctgcaggcacagctgctcGCAGCCCCCATTGAAGCCATCGGAGCAGTCCACGCCGACGTGACGGTCGTAGCAGCCCGTGCCGTCCTTCATGGGGCTCAGTCCCGTCGGGCACtggcaggggtgggggaagcaAGAGGTGAAAACCCCAGGGAAGAAATctggccctggggctgaggCAGAGGGGAGAGTTGCTCTCCATTGGacactgcagcaggaacagtGCTCGGAGGCTGCGGGGCAGACAGCAGCAACACCACCCACAGCTGCAGGTATTCCTCCTGCACCACAGCCTCTTTGCAGCCCCGGGGAGTGTATCCTCCAAAGTGGGAGCCCCCCAAGCCACGCCCCACCAAAGTAATGTGCTGGCATCAACCCCAcacaccagcacagagctccaGTGACCACCAAAGCAACGCTGCCCTTTCCAAGCCCACTGTCTGCCCCACACTCACAGCCTCTCCATCCCAATGCCCAGCACTGGTGGCATCACAGCAGGGCACCCCAGCCCCACAAGCCCCTCCATTttggggcagagcagctgtggtGGTGACAGGGGACACACGTGAGTGATGTGGGACCTCCCAGAGAGCCAACAAGCAGATGGATTCTCTCTCCCTTGTGTGTGCATGCAGCAACAAAGGAGATGCCAACCCAAAAACATCTTCTTGCTACAAAATCAACCCCAAAATATCTGTCCCAAAGTGATGGTAAGGGAGGAAGGATTCCCTTTCTGCCCTCCCCCTCCTTGCTCACACCAAAGGAGATGCCAGATCCCCGGGGGGCCACGCACCACACAGCCCGTCGAGTCCAGCTTGCGGTCCGAGATGCAGCGGAAGTTCTTGCTGCAGCCCCCATTGTCCCGGGAGCAGTCACGGACAGGGCCGAAGGAGTCAAGGAGGACCTCCAGGCTGtcaaaggaggaggaggtcatcagctcttccctgtgaggaggaggaggagatgtgTCACTGCTTCGATGAGACATCATGAACGCGTGCATGACTGTGGCTGCTGCGTGGGTTTTTCCAGAGCTCAGGTTTCCCTCGGGTTGACACTGAACTGGATGGCAGCCAGGCTTTTAGAGGGATGCAGGAGCTACTGAGATGATGAGAGGTACCTCCAATGGCTCAACTTTACAGGTACCAAAGGGGGGCAGCTTAATGGATGCACTAATCTCCACCTGCAAAACGTGGGATGGGGATCTCAGCTCTGTTTGCTGAAACTCCTCCTAAACTCCATCATCCTGCCATTGCACCTACCTGACCTCCACTGCATCCTCCATCACTGTCATGTCCGTCTTACATTTGGCTGAGGGGTTGATGGCCAGCTCAGCTGGTGGGATGACAAAGCTCTTGCTCAGGGGCAGCCACATGCCTTCCCCCAGGGTATAGGTGAACCTGccagggagagcagcaaaggctaGCAAGGAGGGAAATGCTGAGCCTGGGGGGCTGTCTCTGCCCAAAACCAAGCCCTTGAACCTCTCCACTGCCCTGCAGAGATGCCAGCCTGAACAAAGGTGGATGGGCAGGCTAAAGAGGGGTGGCTTCACCAAATGCACCCAAACGACCACCAAAAATCACATGCAACTTAGgtaatacataaaaaaataaaggcactttcatttttttcagtagaaatCCTCCTGCAGAGCCTAAACCTCGCTCTCACTGTGAATAGAGAGGAGGAACTGACTGCTGAGCATCCAGCATCCCACACTTCCCAGCCATACTCACATGTCCCCAGGAGGTGGCACAGGACAgctgtgctcagccctgccagctgggcTACCTGCACGCCTGTATGCCCTGGGTCATATTTTAAGCCCCAAAATGTGCTGACTGAGTTGCCTTTGCCACTTACCGAAAAATCTTGTCAGATGGCTGCTCACCCAGCACCAAGTCAAAGCCACGCTGGAAAATGGTGTATGGCCAGGGCCTGGAAAAGAAATCCAGGAGCATCACACTGATATTGTGCCCCcactgctgctcagagcccaAAATGCTTTCCCTGCATAGCCCCCAGCACACACGCAGAGGGGTCCTGGCATAAAACGACTCAAACAAAGTCAGGACAATGGGATAAAACAGCCCCTGATTCAAGATCTTAATCTTGGAGTCCCTATAACATCAGATCCTCACACCAGCCCCAACCTGCCAATGGTCCAGAAGTGTATCGCATCCATTATTTTGGAGTACAGTGCACTCCAgacatccctgcatccctgtgtGCCTGGTCCTGTTTTAGGGGTTTGCATCACAGCTATTGAATTGCTAAAAGAAACCCAACTGCAGCTGAACCCTCTCTCTGTGAGGTTTTTCCAAGGGAGCACATCAGGTCCGAGTCCACAATTTCACCACCTGCCTTATTCCCCCTGGGTTTCATTGTTCCAGGAGAGGAACTGAGGACACCTAACAAAGGGGATTGGAAGACAGGCTGGAAGCTTGGAGCCAAGGGGGCAGCCTAGAGAGCTGTTGGCCCCAACTACTCCCTCCCTGTTGTTGTAGATACACAGGGTGATGAGCCACCAAGATTTGGTGGCCAGTGCCCTTCAGTGGGACAACCATGGCCATGACACTTCTGGGACGTGCACCCCCAGCATCACAGACCCACTTGCAGACCAAGGCTGACAAGAGACCCAGCTGTGGTGGACTTTGAATCAGGCAACGTGAACCCAGCTCCCAAACCCTAAAACTCCAAATCCCCTTTGCAAGAGCTCAGAgctggggagagaaagagatttGCCATCCCATCACATCGTAAAATTCAGGGTGAGAGTATCAGGTGCCACCGACAAGCCCAGGGGTTTTCTCCAGAGGCAATTACAGCTTTCCTGCACAAGCACTTTAACTTCTAATCCGGGGTTACTTCAGCAgggacaaaaataataataacaaaagaaaaaaatcctgattgCAGGATTACAGCGTGCTGTCTCATTTCCTCGCTGGGATACAATGCCGTTTTCTCGTCCGGTcggctgggagcaggggattACATTCAGCCCGCAGATCCGATTGCCCTGAATGAGGTCAGCCTCGTCCAGAAAGAGATGTGCTCCTTGTGTCTTCAGCAACACCTTGAATGCTTCACGCCTCCGCCTTCCAGTGCTCCCGCAGATGGGTTTTATTCTTGCTTCTGAGGAGCACGTGGGGCCGGGAACAAAAGCCAAGGCAAGGTATTGTTCTGCATCAACTCGGGCAGAAAAGCGGTTGTGAGGAGCTGCTCTTGGCTTGcagcagggctcagcactggggcaggtgctgcagggacacagtgGCTGCTGCACCTCTGTCAGGTGACACATCTGGCGGCCCATGGAAGTCAAAAC
This genomic window from Pseudopipra pipra isolate bDixPip1 chromosome 9, bDixPip1.hap1, whole genome shotgun sequence contains:
- the ASTN1 gene encoding astrotactin-1 isoform X5 codes for the protein MALAGLCSLLAGCCLAAGSGPAEAAAEAAAKELECKLKSITVSALPFLRENDLSIMHGPSAAEPKLLFSVRNDFPGEMVVVDDLENTELPYFVLEISGNTDDIPLVRWRQQWLENGTLLFHIHHQDGAPNLPGFDPTEEPQTESAEEELRILHISVMGGMIALLLSILCLVMILYTRRRWCKRRRVPQPQKSASAEAANEIHYIPSVLIGGHGRESLRNARVQGHNSSGTLSIRETPILDGYEYDITDLRHHLQRECMNGGEDFASQVTRTLDSLQGCNEKASMDLTPGSDNAKLSLMNKYKDNIIATSPVDSNHQQATLLSHTSSSQRKRINNKARVSPAAGSAFLNPEGDSGTEADTDPQLTFYTDPSRSRRRSRVGSPRSPVNKTTLTLISVTSCVISLVCSSHMNCPLVVKITLHVPEHLIADGSRFILLEGSQLDASDWLNPAQVVLFSQQNSSGPWALDLCARRLLDPCEHQCDPETGECLCYEGYMKDPVHKHLCIRNEWGTNQGPWPYTIFQRGFDLVLGEQPSDKIFRFTYTLGEGMWLPLSKSFVIPPAELAINPSAKCKTDMTVMEDAVEVREELMTSSSFDSLEVLLDSFGPVRDCSRDNGGCSKNFRCISDRKLDSTGCVCPTGLSPMKDGTGCYDRHVGVDCSDGFNGGCEQLCLQQMVPLPEDPLLYNILMFCGCIEDYKLGTDGRSCQLISESCPEAGDCGEPRELPMNQTLFGEIFYGYNNHSKEVAPGQVLKGTFRQNNFARGLEQQLPDGLVVATVPLENQCQEELSDPTPDPEFLTGMVNFSEVSGYPLLQHWKVQSVMYHVRLNQMTISQSFSNALHSLDGATSRGDFVALLDQFGNHYIQEAVYGFEESCSIWYPNRQVQRQLWLEYEDISKGNSPSDESEERERDPKVLTFPEYIASLSESGTKRMAAGVRMECQSRGRCPSSCPLCHGAASPDAPAEPILLEVTKAAPLYELVTNNQTQRLLQEATMSMLWCSGSGDVIEDWCRCDSSAFGADGLPTCAPLPHPILHLSTVHEPSSTLVVLEWGHSEPPIGVQIVDYLLRQEKVTDRMDHSKVETETVLSFVDDIISGAKSPCAMPAQVPDRLSSTISLIIRCLEPDTTYMFTLWGVDNTGRRSRSSDVTVKTPCPVVDDVKAQEIADKIYNLFNGYTSGKEQQTAYNTLLDLGSPSLHRVLYHYNQHYESFGEFTWRCEDELGPRI